AACGATTCCACCGGAGCAGAGTTCCATCCCCGCACCGCGAACCGCCTTAAGCGTGTCAACGCGGTCTTGGAAAGTGTGCGTGGAACAAATCTCGCTATAGAACTCTTCGCCCGTGTTCAGGTTGTGATTTACCCGATTGACCCCGCAGGCGGCAAGGCGTTGTGCTTGCTCGGGCGTTAACAAACCCAGGCAAGCGCAAATGTCGAGTCCGTATTGGCTTTTCACCTCGGGGACGATTTGCTCGACCGCTTCGATCTCCCGCTCCGAGGGTCCCCGTGCTGAAATCACAATGCAGTAGGTCTTGGCTCCCCGCTCCGCGGCAGCTTTTGCTCCGTCGAGCAACTGCTGGCGGTTGAGAAGATTGTACTTGGGGATCTCCGCATCGGAAATCTTCGACTGCGAACAGTAGCCGCAATCCTCCGGGCAAAGGCCGCTCTTGGCATTCATTAGAAAGTAGAGCTGCACGCTACGATCAAAGTAGTGGCGACGAATCTCAAAGGCACCCGCAAGTAACGCGGGAACTTGCTCATCCGGTGCTGCGAGGATCGACAGCGCCTCTTCACGACTCAGCTCGTGCCCTGCGAGCACTCGGCTGGCTAGTTGAGACCAATCAGTTTGACTCGACACAGTTGCAATTGTCATTGGGTTATTTACTCAGGAATTCGCCAGGAAGTAGCCAAAGTTGATTTCAGCGTAGATTATTGTACTAACCAATAGCCGTCGAGCTACGCCTCGACCGGTAAACCTAGCTATTCTCGCTTGGCAACCACCTCTGAAACGGCAAGAATAAACCGTTTCGGGAGCTGAATCCTCAAAACGTACCGCAATGTCTCACCACTTCGTCCGCTATGGCTTGCTAAGCAACATAGGCCGTTTTTCGACGGTCGATGCTTTGCGGTATCCGCGAAACTCGCGTGTGATTCTCCGGACTGACCGTGGGCTAGAAATCGGGGAAGTTCTTAGCCAAACAGAACAAGACGAATTACCCGAAGCGATAGACGGCCAGATTCTACGACCTATGGGAGTCGAGGACGAGCTCCTAGAGGCTCGCCTTCAGAAGCATCGCGAGGAAGCTTTCCAGGCCTGCTCCGACTTACTTGCGGAAAACGAGGTCGATGCCGTACTGATGGACGTCGAGCATCTTTTCGACGGGCAAGGCTTATTCTTTTACTTTCTCGGCAATCCGCCTCCAGAAGCAACCGACATCACTGACCAGCTCGCTGCCACCTACGAAACGAGCGTGGAGTTCAAACGCTTTGCGGATACGCTTGAAGAGGGTTGCGGACCCGGTTGCGGTACTGAGGAGGCGATGGGACAGGGAGGCTGCGCGGACTGCACTTCCTGTGCAGTGGCCTCGGCATGTAAGAAATAAGCTGAGTGGAACACACTGGCGGTTTATGGTGCTTTTACTCACCTAGCGAGCCAAGTGAAGCGAGGAATTCGCTCATCTCGCCGGCAGCGTGCGAATCTCCTTGCGTGCGAGCGGCTTCGATCCCGTCGCGTAAGATTTCGCGAGCGTCGTTGGCTCTGCCAAGTCTAGCGAGCTGCTGGCCCATCATGAAGAACGCCGGGACGTAGGGCGGTTCTTCCCGAGTCAGCTCGACGAGATTGGAAAGACTTTCGTCATGGTTGCCTTCCTTATCAAGTTCCATTGCCAAGCTGTAGCGCAAAAAAATGTCGCCCGGCTCTTCGGCTAACATCGCTTCAATTTTTTCGCGTCGCGACATACTGTGTAGCTCCCAGGTGGCTCAACTGAAGATATCTAAAAAACGCCCGTGATTTTCAATAGTTGACCGCCCGACAGCTTCTCGCCCACTTTTCCAAAAGCAGTGACGTAGAGGGTTGTCTTTGACGTAAACACAAGCGAAGTGGGCCGGACAGCTTTGGCGATCAAGACGGGATGGCAGACCTGATTGCCGTCGATCAATTTTTCGTCGAGTCGATATATACCCCCACCTTCGTCATCATCCCAAGCAAGGTCCGCAGCGTAAAGCTGTCCACTGGGGCTATAAGACAACGCAGCAACGTCTTTCAAGCTCGCAGGTAAGTCGAGGGCGAGGCGTCCACTGTGCGGGCTTAAAAAGGCGACGCGCGAGTCTCGCCGCTCACCGCCAAGCTTCCCACATGAACCGACGAGGAGATAGCCAAGATCACTCTGTTCAAGATTCAGAGTGGCCGCGAGCAGATGATCGCAATCGTACAGCTGACGAGTGGCCGCGTGCGGCTGGAGGTCAAAGGCCTTGTTTTTGGAGATCGAAGCCTTCAGCAACCAACTACGCTCGGGATCGCCCAGCGAACTGGCAAACAGCGCCACGTCCGGCTTCACCACCAGCGAAAAATGCCCTCCCTCGCCCGTCGCGGTTCGCGCGCCAGGCCCAATGGGACCAAGCTCGTAGTCGATATCCGAGTAGTCGATTGTTGCGTTAAATGGCAATTCCGTCGGCAGGTCGTAGATTCGCAGGCTATCCTTTCCCACTCCTAAACCACCGCTACCGACGACAAGTTTCGTACGCTTCAAGAACGCCAGCCCGAGCGGTCCGACCTGCAGGCTCTCATCCAACGCCCAGCCGCCCGTGGGAAAGCCTTCGACGACGGTCTGGATCGATTGCGGATCGCTGGTATTCAAACGCACTACCCGCGCGGCACCACTCTCGGAGAAGAAAACCTCTTCGGTCTTCGTACCACCTGGACGGACCGCCAATCCGCAGGGATTGTTGAGGCCGGTGGCGATTGTCTCGACCTTAAAACGCCTCGACTCGTCGCCCAGTTCAACCGCCAAGCATTGGTCAGCAGCGAAAGAAACGAGCACGACAAGCAGAGAGATTCTGCCCCAGAAAGTCATCAGCAGAAGCGTCGAGTGACTCGCAACGCTTCTCGATTCTCGCACGTGTGACTGCATCTACAGTGCCGCTTCGTAGGCTTCGATTCTCTCAACATGCTCGAGGGTAAGCGCGATGTCATCGAGCCCGTTCATGAGGCAATGCCGACGGAACGGCTCGACTTCGAACTTCGCTTCAAAGCCATGTCCATCGGTAACCGTTTGGCTCTCCAAGTCGGCGGTTAGTTCATAGCCTTCGTGCTGGGCCGCTCGTTGGAAGAGCTCCTCCACTTGCTCTTCGCTCAGTGGAATCGGGAGCATGCCGTTCTTAAAGCAATTGTTGTAAAAGATGTCTGCGAAACTCGGAGCGACGATCACTCGGAAACCGTAATCCCCCAAAGCCCACGGAGCGTGTTCGCGACTCGAGCCGGAGCCAAAGTTCCGCCGTGCAAGCAACACGCTTGCCCCTTGAGCTTCCGCCTTGTTGAGTTCGAAGTCCGCATTAGGCGATCCGTCGTCGTTGCGAGCCCAGTCCCAGAAAAGGAATTCTCCGAAACCGGTCCGCTCAATGCGTTTAAGGAATTGTTTCGGGATGATCTGATCGGTATCGACGTTCGCACGATCGAGTGCAACGACTTTGCCGGTGTGTGTTGTGAAAGGATTCATTTCGATTGCTTACCTGTTTCTGAAGACAGACTTGCTACGAGCAAGCTAAGAGACTCAGTTCCAGTCGCGGACGTCAACAAAATGGCCTGAAACCGCGGCAGCGGCAGCCATTTCGGGGGAGACCAGATGGGTGCGGCCCCCCTTCCCTTGGCGACCTTCGAAGTTGCGATTGCTTGTCGACGCACACCGTTCGCCAGGGGCGAGCTTATCCGGGTTCATCGCGAGGCACATGCTGCAGCCTGCCTCTCGCCAATCGAATCCGGCTTCCTTAAAGATTTGGTCGAGCCCCTCCTCCTCCGCTTGCTTCTTCACCTGCCCGCTGCCGGGCACGACCATCGCGTTGACATTGCTGGCTACTTTGTGACCCTTGGCGATGGCCGCGGCAGCACGAAGGTCCTCGA
The genomic region above belongs to Lacipirellulaceae bacterium and contains:
- the bioB gene encoding biotin synthase BioB, with the protein product MTIATVSSQTDWSQLASRVLAGHELSREEALSILAAPDEQVPALLAGAFEIRRHYFDRSVQLYFLMNAKSGLCPEDCGYCSQSKISDAEIPKYNLLNRQQLLDGAKAAAERGAKTYCIVISARGPSEREIEAVEQIVPEVKSQYGLDICACLGLLTPEQAQRLAACGVNRVNHNLNTGEEFYSEICSTHTFQDRVDTLKAVRGAGMELCSGGIVGMGEQPADVVSMAIELRDLGVESIPVNFLNPIEGTPLAGQEELTPSYCLKVLAMFRFVNPSREIRIAGGREIHLRSLQAMGLYAANSIFVGDYLTTKGQVPQEDYDMIRDLGFEVTGCVEGATSVVPS
- a CDS encoding PSP1 C-terminal domain-containing protein encodes the protein MSHHFVRYGLLSNIGRFSTVDALRYPRNSRVILRTDRGLEIGEVLSQTEQDELPEAIDGQILRPMGVEDELLEARLQKHREEAFQACSDLLAENEVDAVLMDVEHLFDGQGLFFYFLGNPPPEATDITDQLAATYETSVEFKRFADTLEEGCGPGCGTEEAMGQGGCADCTSCAVASACKK
- the leuD gene encoding 3-isopropylmalate dehydratase small subunit, with the protein product MNPFTTHTGKVVALDRANVDTDQIIPKQFLKRIERTGFGEFLFWDWARNDDGSPNADFELNKAEAQGASVLLARRNFGSGSSREHAPWALGDYGFRVIVAPSFADIFYNNCFKNGMLPIPLSEEQVEELFQRAAQHEGYELTADLESQTVTDGHGFEAKFEVEPFRRHCLMNGLDDIALTLEHVERIEAYEAAL